The stretch of DNA CCGTCCATGATAACGGCTATGTGCTGGGGCAGATTGCCCGGCTCTATGTCTTCTTTCATCCCAATTGGGGAAATTTAAGAGTATTTAACAAACCGCGAAGATACGGATTTTCAGCGGTTAGTCTGTTTAAAGTTTCCGCGTACTTTTGCTCTATGAATACCATATTGACTCAATGGCAACGACTAACTGCACTCGTTTGTGTAGTACTAACCGCGTTTGGCTGTCAGCAGAATGACGACGCTGTGGCAACGCCTAAAACAATAACTGATCTGGTTCTTGAAGACAGTCAGTTCAGTCTATTGCGGGCGGCTGTCCAGTATGCCGAAGCCGGCGATGCGCTGAAAGCGGGCAACCTCACGCTGTTTGCTCCCAACGATGCCGCTTTTCAGGCGTCGGGCCTGACCGAAGCGGCTATTCGGTCGCTGCCCAAAGAGCAGGTGCGTACCCTTGTGATGTATCACGTACTGGCGTCGCCCGTGTCGTCAACGGCGGTGCCGCCGGGGCAGAACTCGGTGCAAATGGCGAGCCGGGGTGTGGCCTATCTGAACCGAACCAATTCTGGCGGTTTAGGTAATACTACGGCGTTACTTTTTATCAACAACGCACAGATAACCCGGCCCGATTTGGTAGCCACCAACGGCTATGTACACGTTATCGACCGGGTGTTGACGCCCTCGGCAGGCAGCCTGCTCGAAAGTATTCAGGCAAACCCGAACCTGACGTTTCTGGCGGCTGCCATTCGGCGGATTGGTGAGCCTACAACTCTACCGTTTCTGACAAGA from Spirosoma montaniterrae encodes:
- a CDS encoding fasciclin domain-containing protein; translation: MNTILTQWQRLTALVCVVLTAFGCQQNDDAVATPKTITDLVLEDSQFSLLRAAVQYAEAGDALKAGNLTLFAPNDAAFQASGLTEAAIRSLPKEQVRTLVMYHVLASPVSSTAVPPGQNSVQMASRGVAYLNRTNSGGLGNTTALLFINNAQITRPDLVATNGYVHVIDRVLTPSAGSLLESIQANPNLTFLAAAIRRIGEPTTLPFLTRASSTSTFTLFAPNDAAFRADSRFGSLAAIEAANPQTLANALLYHTVSGVVFSNQLQTGTVATLLTNTRLTLTVTTNQISVKGNRNATAATIRTPDLVATNGVLHIVDQVLIP